The DNA window ACCAATCCCGCCCTTCTGCCGCTCAAGGTGGGTCCAGCCACGTACCAGGCGAGTGCTCATATGGTCCAACTGAGCCAGTTCGACCTGCAACTTGCCTTCATGGGTACGCGCACGCTGCGCGAAGATATCGAGGATGAGCCCTGTACGGTCGAGTACGCGGCATTCCAGCACCTGTTCGAGGTTGCGCTCCTGACTGGGCGTCAGGGTGTGATTGAAGATCACCAGTTCAGCTTCATTCTGGTGAACCAGGTCGCGCAACTCTTCGACCTTACCGCTACCGATCAGGAACTTGGCTGAAGGCTGGTGCCTGGACACACTGACGAAACCGACCGTGTCAGCACCCGCCGAGCGAGCCAGTTCCTGAAACTCTTGCGGGTCTTCCCGCAAGGAAGGGTCATGGCCATCCAGGTGAACCAGAATGGCCCTTTCCCCACCGCCGTGGCGTTCGAAAAACAAGGAAAGCTCCCGACTTAAACGTCATCCGCCTCTGGGGATTCGCCATCGCCAGTGGCCGGCAGACGGACAGGACGCCCTGGAACGACCGTCGAGATCGCATGCTTGTAGACCATCTGGCTGACGGTGTTCTTCAGCAGAATGACGAACTGGTCGAAGGACTCGATCTGGCCTTGCAGCTTGATGCCGTTGACCAGGTAAATGGAAACTGGAACGCGCTCCTTACGTAGCGTGTTGAGGTAAGGGTCTTGTAGCGAATGCCCTTTTGACATGTGCCGCACTCCTTAGAGGATCAGTTTTGATTAAATCGTGTGGGTCTGAACGACCCATGACACCGGATCACATTCACTCCGTCGGTCCACGTGCCTGAGAATAGACGGTCAAACAACAATGTCAGCTCAATATGGAGAGCGACTGAAGGTATTTCAATGCTCGCGGCAGATTGTCACAGCGAAGACTGTCTAGCCAGTGTATTTCGCCCCAGCTTCGCAACCATGTGAACTGACGCTTGGCCAGTTGCCGGGTGGCGGCGACGCCTTTGTCGGACATATCCTCTCTGGAAAGACGGCCATCCAGGTATTCCCATACCTGCCGGTAGCCCACCGCCCTCATCGAAGGCAGGTCGGCATGCAGGTCGCCGCGGGCACGCAAGGCTACGACCTCGTCGATGAAGCCCTGTTCAATCATG is part of the Pseudomonas sp. ABC1 genome and encodes:
- the hfq gene encoding RNA chaperone Hfq; translation: MSKGHSLQDPYLNTLRKERVPVSIYLVNGIKLQGQIESFDQFVILLKNTVSQMVYKHAISTVVPGRPVRLPATGDGESPEADDV